In Labrus bergylta chromosome 1, fLabBer1.1, whole genome shotgun sequence, one genomic interval encodes:
- the LOC109991816 gene encoding calmodulin-regulated spectrin-associated protein 3-like isoform X3, whose product MISQFVLSLLTLYGLLIILVFQSASQCRPPPSSPPPPPPKSLLFLLHPSSSSSSSQLHGAAAAVAAAACVLSVRRAAAMVDSPGAMKKTFSVPEIKPLDQYDFNRAKICASVRWLLSKSYGSAENVPVELREPLYTDQYGQEHLKPSISKLLLSPEIYCRAQALLAQAHATSPPATQGSPADNSALLQFLIKKGVPAMVQDTDITEEDLSHVPIKTKSHLALIESLITLAAKEAVGQVRMAPEAEQMGVGAPWENALLFWVNRLNQKLRESTEEEEPPRSQTCTDLQPAQDPCQSTRWYWKLVPIRYRKDKVLSKLTPTFPLVSAVKDLSNGCAIAAVLHFYCPSLLPLEDVCLKDTMSVADSLYNLQLIKEFCESSLQSCCPLAVEDLLYAPPVLHLNIMSFIAELLEWFEIKKPDFVKPIEPIDLTDISGLLDCTSPVNGNSNSGSPSFIFKQPFVAISSPVSPENKCWTKKQIGRPLSAVTFSIPFGLDSDVDIVMGNPIDSVFRSVSTDSLTTGIPAMTSPPEDFSHLVSASVPSQRSSWGPYAHTAPLGELPTIEEALQVVHNPGNKDRRKEKTAEKVGRGLLGGRPEPRLRPEGAPAGFFLHSPEEDNPQLSSSAPCRSGVLHRPVGGELVDSKRQGRGERRERKGRTSDMSRDDDSVLRDGSVDSSEASDDAPRNAPGNIRPSTSRQGNQSTSNSPRMTNFAERRDSRRRHPAAPGEDSASATTPTTPGTPHTPSTPAGAPSRQDSPGPRGLEPGSEAWELGARLEEKRKSIEAQKRRIEAIFAKHRQRLGKTAFLQLKKEQGEGGGQGTEEDNLTLEERLNQMEEQLKQEEEKEEKDKKDKEKDGEKEKEKPSVSNPPRLEKQVTFSIDSKKGAEKDKGAEKEKGGEAVIVEYNEVVQKLSEALQSLQKDMQKLTEQQQQIMSNQRPRNTSKTTPKSTSRSNTKPQVKTPPHTPTKTPPRTPTKTPTRSSTKAWVIPAAPSPPSGSSPSRRSHVLSSPKNPIISSSCPAPRTKIHSSTTPRSPKHHPRPQHQPHPRPSELKFPPLNRVLTPTHNVDTIPHLRRVSPSKCQVQTSSSFRIGGQRTPQESPQPTQQPQPDDSTSDTASSETPTQFSLELEQEDMEVVGGLPVFQQPRQDRLRAACGSSSEALSECSFESDTLSLSAAYSTGGDGVRGGDADKRCSMIEVSLSSLGGQEGGSDEPTDEGHEFSSDSMSDHTESAVEPSGGLAAEPSDPIEQLDLATATTSLPEQQTESEGEQIRQPETLEPSVEQNELGPKGGIKFFFKEEVLSEEEMAQRRALLLEKQQKRTEELRRRRQWHEQERPLSPDKRMASPSNTPPAVTTSPSPTPPATPVRWGQFTRGEYARRHQLRIMEDLGKVLQQKPTPQGRSSAKKTRSRPRSMTREETKLSLSPAKGTSGSKLTKVYSHSSLNLAATDEPGNRSADPTKKPQSRPDSPSGCVIPSRLANQNGDKDWETGSNGTSPAKEYTGPKLFKEPSFKSNKFIIHNALSRCCLAGKVNETQKTKIVEEMEKSPANHFLILFRDSNCQFRGVYTMNSDSQELVRLAGMGPRTIGSTHVESIYKYSSDRKQFSAIPSKTMGMSVDAFTIPNHLWQGGGGGGGGGGGSRRASITKKAVITK is encoded by the exons ATGATCTCTCAATTCGTGCTCTCACTTCTAACTTTGTATGGCCTGCTTATCATTCTGGTGTTTCAATCTGCATCACAGTGTcgtcctcctccctcctctcctcctcctcctcctcccaagtctctcctcttcctcctccatccctcctcctcctcctcctcctcacagctccacggtgctgctgctgctgttgctgctgctgcctgcgtGCTCTCCGTGCGGCGCGCCGCGGCCATGGTGGACTCTCCGGGTGCGATGAAAAAGACCTTCTCGGTGCCGGAGATCAAACCGCTGGACCAATACGACTTCAACCGGGCCAAGATCTGCGCTAGCGTGCGGTGGCTGCTATCCAAATCGTACGGCTCTGCAG aaaatgttcctGTGGAGTTGCGGGAGCCGCTTTATACGGACCAGTATGGACAAGAGCACCTCAAGCCGTCAATCTCCAAGCTGCTACTCTCCCCGGAGATCTACTGCAGGGCCCAGGCCCTGCTAGCCCAGGCTCATGCCACCTCTCCTCCTGCCACACAGGGGTCCCCTGCAGACAACTCGGCCCTGCTGCAGTTTCTTATCAAGAAAGGTGTCCCTGCAATGGTCCAGGATACAGACATCACAGAGGAGGACCTCAGCCATGTACCCATCAAGACG AAATCCCACCTGGCTCTGATTGAATCCCTGATCACTCTGGCGGCTAAAGAAGCAGTGGGTCAGGTGAGGATGGCGCCGGAGGCGGAGCAGATGGGTGTCGGGGCTCCGTGGGAGAATGCTCTGCTCTTCTGGGTCAACAGG CTGAACCAGAAGTTAAGAGaaagcacagaagaagaagagccaCCCAGATCACAGACGTGCACGGACCTGCAGCCTGCTCAGGACCCg TGTCAGTCCACCCGCTGGTACTGGAAACTAGTCCCT aTTCGCTATAGGAAGGACAAAGTGCTGTCCAAGCTCACTCCTACTTTCCCTCTGGTTTCTGCGGTCAAAGATCTGTCTAATGGCTGCGCTATAGCTGCTGTGCTGCATTTCTACTGCCCCAGCCTGCTGCCTTTAGAGg ATGTGTGTCTGAAGGACACCATGTCAGTGGCTGACAGTCTCTACAACCTGCAGCTGATTAAAGAGTTTTGCGAGAGCAGTTTACAGAGCTGCTGCCCCCTGGCTGTGGAGGACCTGCTCTACGCACCCCCTGTTTTGCAT CTGAACATCATGAGCTTCATAGCAGAGCTGCTGGAGTGGTTTGAGATTAAGAAGCCAGATTTTGTCAAGCCCATAGAGCCCATCGACCTCACAG ATATCTCAGGTTTACTAGACTGCACAAGTCCTGTAAACGGAAACAGCAACAG tggttCACCTTCGTTCATCTTTAAACAACCCTTTGTGGCAATCTCGTCCCCAGTGTCACCAG aaaacaaatgttggaCAAAGAAACAAATCGG TCGTCCCCTGTCAGCAGTGACTTTCAGCATCCCATTTGGACTGGACAGTGATGTTGACATTGTGATGGGAAACCCAATAGATTCTGTCTTTCGCTCTGTCAGCACTGACAGCCTCACCACCGGCATCCCTGCGATGACTTCGCCCCCAGAAGACTTCAGTCACCTCGTCAGCGCTTCAGTACCATCGCAGCGTTCCTCCTGGGGTCCTTATGCACACACAGCACCACTTGGAGAACTGCCAACCATCGAGGAAGCACTCCAGGTGGTTCATAATCCTGGTAATAAAGATCggagaaaggaaaaaacagcagagaaagtTGGAAGAGGATTGCTTGGAGGAAGGCCAGAACCTAGGTTACGCCCTGAAGGAGCCCCTGCTGGTTTTTTCCTACATTCCCCTGAGGAGGATAATCCACAGCTCAGCAGCTCTGCTCCATGTCGCTCTGGGGTCCTCCATCGACCTGTTGGAGGAGAATTGGTCGATTCTAAAAGACAAGgaaggggggagaggagagagagaaaagggcgCACCTCTGATATGTCACGTGATGACGACTCTGTACTACGAGATGGAAGTGTTGACTCCTCTGAAGCATCAGATGATGCCCCTAGAAATGCCCCTGGTAATATTCGACCCAGTACAAGTCGCCAGGGAAACCAAAGTACCAGCAACAGTCCAAGGATGACGAACTTTGCTGAACGACGAGACAGTAGACGGCGACATCCAGCTGCTCCCGGGGAGGATTCAGCCTCTGCTACAACCCCAACAACTCCAGGCACTCCACATACACCCTCCACTCCAGCAGGGGCACCTAGCCGCCAGGACAGCCCAGGTCCAAGAGGCCTCGAACCCGGCTCAGAGGCCTGGGAGTTGGGGGCTCGTCTGGAGGAAAAACGAAAAAGCATTGAAGCCCAAAAAAGACGTATCGAAGCCATCTTTGCCAAGCACAGACAAAGGCTTGGAAAAACTGCTTTCCTTCAACTGAAAAAAGAgcagggagaggggggaggccAGGGAACAGAGGAGGATAATCTCACCCTGGAGGAGCGTCTCAATCAGATGGAGGAGCAACTGaagcaagaggaggagaaagaagagaaggacaagaaggacaaagaaaaggatggagagaaagagaaggagaagccATCTGTGTCCAATCCTCCTCGTTTGGAGAAGCAGGTCACATTCTCTATTGATAGTAAGAAAGgtgcagaaaaagacaaaggagcagagaaggagaaaggagGTGAAGCTGTCATAGTTGAGTACAATGAAGTGGTTCAGAAATTGAGTGAAGCTCTGCAGTCACTACAGAAGGACATGCAGAAACTTACAGAACAGCAACAGCAGATCATGAGCAACCAAAGACCTAGAAATACATCAAAAACCACTCCAAAATCGACTTCGAGAAGTAACACCAAACCCCAAGTCAAAACTCCTCCTCATACCCCAACAAAGACACCACCAAGAACCCCTACTAAGACTCCTACAAGGAGTTCCACTAAAGCTTGGGTGATTCCTGCTGCTCCCAGTCCCCCTTCTGGTTCGTCCCCGTCACGGCGATCTCATGTTCTTTCTTCCCCCAAGAACCCCATCATCTCTTCCTCCTGCCCTGCTCCTCGCACTAAAATCCATTCTTCAACCACTCCACGCAGTCCCAAGCATCATCCACGTCCCCAACATCAGCCTCATCCACGTCCTTCTGAACTCAAGTTCCCCCCACTCAATCGTGTCCTGACACCAACCCATAATGTGGACACCATCCCCCACTTGAGGCGTGTGTCCCCAAGCAAGTGTCAGGTTCagacctcctcttccttccGAATTGGTGGACAACGGACTCCTCAAGAATCTCCTCAGCCTACCCAGCAGCCGCAGCCTGATGATAGCACCTCAGACACAGCTTCAAGTGAGACCCCAACTCAGTTTAGCCTGGAGTTGGAGCAAGAGGATATGGAGGTCGTAGGAGGGCTCCCGGTCTTTCAACAGCCAAGACAAGATCGTCTGAGAGCTGCATGTGGAAGCAGCTCCGAAGCACTTTCTGAGTGCTCATTTGAGAGCGATACTTTGTCCCTCTCTGCTGCATACAGCACGGGAGGTGATGGTGTGAGGGGTGGAGATGCAGACAAGCGCTGCAGCATGATTGAGGTATCGTTGTCATCTCTTGGAGGGCAAGAGGGAGGCAGCGATGAACCAACTGACGAAGGGCATGAGTTTTCTTCTGATTCTATGAGCGACCACACTGAATCTGCTGTGGAACCTTCTGGAGGACTGGCCGCTGAACCATCAGACCCCATAGAGCAACTGGATCTGGCAACAGCAACCACCAGTTTGCcagaacaacaaacagaatCAGAGGGTGAACAGATAAGACAGCCTGAAACTTTGGAACCAAGTGTAGAACAGAATGAGCTTGGGCCAAAAGGAGGAATTAAATTTTTCTTTAAG GAGGAAGTACTAAGTGAGGAGGAGATGGCCCAGCGTAGAGCACTTCTGTTGGAAAAGCAGCAGAAGAGAACTGAagaactgaggaggaggagacagtgGCATGAACAAGAGag ACCATTGTCCCCGGACAAAAGAATGGCATCTCCCTCCAATACCCCTCCTGCAGTCACAACCTCACCTTCACCTACACCTCCTGCCACACCAGTCCGTTGGGGTCAATTTACACGAGGGGAGTACGCTCGGCGGCATCAACTCAGGATCATGGAGGACTTGGGCAAAGTGCTTCAGCAAAAACCTACCCCTCAAGGACGATCCTCTGCAAAGAAAACCCGTTCAAGGCCTCGCAGCATGACTAGAGAAGAGACCAAGTTGTCACTTAGTCCTGCCAAAGGAACATCTg GCTCTAAGTTGACCAAAGTCTACTCTCATTCCTCCCTCAACCTGGCAGCCACAGATGAGCCAGGAAACAGATCTGCTGACCCCACTAAGAAACCCCAAAG CCGTCCTGATTCACCTTCAGGGTGTGTGATACCAAGCAGACTGGCAAATCAGAATGGGGATAAAGACTGGGAGACTGGTTCCAATGGAACATCTCCTGCCAAAGAATACACAG GTCCAAAGCTCTTCAAAGAACCGAGTTTCAAGTCCAACAAATTCATCATTCACAACGCTCTCTCTCGATGCTGCCTTGCTGGAAAGGTCAACGAAACACAAAAGACCAAGATAGTTGAG GAGATGGAGAAGAGTCCTGCCAACcacttcctcatcctcttccgTGATTCCAACTGCCAGTTCAGAGGCGTTTACACCATGAACTCTGACTCCCAGGAGCTTGTACGATTGGCTGGCATGGGCCCAAGGACAATAGGCTCCACCCATGTGGAGTCCATCTACAAATACAGCTCAGATAGGAAGCAGTTCAGTGCCATCCCCTCCAAAACCATGGGCATGAGTGTGGACGCCTTCACCATCCCTAATCATCTTTGgcaaggagggggaggagggggaggaggaggaggagggagcaggaGAGCAAGCATTACCAAGAAGGCGGTCATTACCAAGTGA
- the LOC109991816 gene encoding calmodulin-regulated spectrin-associated protein 3-like isoform X4, with the protein MISQFVLSLLTLYGLLIILVFQSASQCRPPPSSPPPPPPKSLLFLLHPSSSSSSSQLHGAAAAVAAAACVLSVRRAAAMVDSPGAMKKTFSVPEIKPLDQYDFNRAKICASVRWLLSKSYGSAENVPVELREPLYTDQYGQEHLKPSISKLLLSPEIYCRAQALLAQAHATSPPATQGSPADNSALLQFLIKKGVPAMVQDTDITEEDLSHVPIKTKSHLALIESLITLAAKEAVGQVRMAPEAEQMGVGAPWENALLFWVNRLNQKLRESTEEEEPPRSQTCTDLQPAQDPIRYRKDKVLSKLTPTFPLVSAVKDLSNGCAIAAVLHFYCPSLLPLEDVCLKDTMSVADSLYNLQLIKEFCESSLQSCCPLAVEDLLYAPPVLHLNIMSFIAELLEWFEIKKPDFVKPIEPIDLTDISGLLDCTSPVNGNSNSGSPSFIFKQPFVAISSPVSPENKCWTKKQIGRPLSAVTFSIPFGLDSDVDIVMGNPIDSVFRSVSTDSLTTGIPAMTSPPEDFSHLVSASVPSQRSSWGPYAHTAPLGELPTIEEALQVVHNPGNKDRRKEKTAEKVGRGLLGGRPEPRLRPEGAPAGFFLHSPEEDNPQLSSSAPCRSGVLHRPVGGELVDSKRQGRGERRERKGRTSDMSRDDDSVLRDGSVDSSEASDDAPRNAPGNIRPSTSRQGNQSTSNSPRMTNFAERRDSRRRHPAAPGEDSASATTPTTPGTPHTPSTPAGAPSRQDSPGPRGLEPGSEAWELGARLEEKRKSIEAQKRRIEAIFAKHRQRLGKTAFLQLKKEQGEGGGQGTEEDNLTLEERLNQMEEQLKQEEEKEEKDKKDKEKDGEKEKEKPSVSNPPRLEKQVTFSIDSKKGAEKDKGAEKEKGGEAVIVEYNEVVQKLSEALQSLQKDMQKLTEQQQQIMSNQRPRNTSKTTPKSTSRSNTKPQVKTPPHTPTKTPPRTPTKTPTRSSTKAWVIPAAPSPPSGSSPSRRSHVLSSPKNPIISSSCPAPRTKIHSSTTPRSPKHHPRPQHQPHPRPSELKFPPLNRVLTPTHNVDTIPHLRRVSPSKCQVQTSSSFRIGGQRTPQESPQPTQQPQPDDSTSDTASSETPTQFSLELEQEDMEVVGGLPVFQQPRQDRLRAACGSSSEALSECSFESDTLSLSAAYSTGGDGVRGGDADKRCSMIEVSLSSLGGQEGGSDEPTDEGHEFSSDSMSDHTESAVEPSGGLAAEPSDPIEQLDLATATTSLPEQQTESEGEQIRQPETLEPSVEQNELGPKGGIKFFFKEEVLSEEEMAQRRALLLEKQQKRTEELRRRRQWHEQERPLSPDKRMASPSNTPPAVTTSPSPTPPATPVRWGQFTRGEYARRHQLRIMEDLGKVLQQKPTPQGRSSAKKTRSRPRSMTREETKLSLSPAKGTSGSKLTKVYSHSSLNLAATDEPGNRSADPTKKPQSRPDSPSGCVIPSRLANQNGDKDWETGSNGTSPAKEYTGPKLFKEPSFKSNKFIIHNALSRCCLAGKVNETQKTKIVEEMEKSPANHFLILFRDSNCQFRGVYTMNSDSQELVRLAGMGPRTIGSTHVESIYKYSSDRKQFSAIPSKTMGMSVDAFTIPNHLWQGGGGGGGGGGGSRRASITKKAVITK; encoded by the exons ATGATCTCTCAATTCGTGCTCTCACTTCTAACTTTGTATGGCCTGCTTATCATTCTGGTGTTTCAATCTGCATCACAGTGTcgtcctcctccctcctctcctcctcctcctcctcccaagtctctcctcttcctcctccatccctcctcctcctcctcctcctcacagctccacggtgctgctgctgctgttgctgctgctgcctgcgtGCTCTCCGTGCGGCGCGCCGCGGCCATGGTGGACTCTCCGGGTGCGATGAAAAAGACCTTCTCGGTGCCGGAGATCAAACCGCTGGACCAATACGACTTCAACCGGGCCAAGATCTGCGCTAGCGTGCGGTGGCTGCTATCCAAATCGTACGGCTCTGCAG aaaatgttcctGTGGAGTTGCGGGAGCCGCTTTATACGGACCAGTATGGACAAGAGCACCTCAAGCCGTCAATCTCCAAGCTGCTACTCTCCCCGGAGATCTACTGCAGGGCCCAGGCCCTGCTAGCCCAGGCTCATGCCACCTCTCCTCCTGCCACACAGGGGTCCCCTGCAGACAACTCGGCCCTGCTGCAGTTTCTTATCAAGAAAGGTGTCCCTGCAATGGTCCAGGATACAGACATCACAGAGGAGGACCTCAGCCATGTACCCATCAAGACG AAATCCCACCTGGCTCTGATTGAATCCCTGATCACTCTGGCGGCTAAAGAAGCAGTGGGTCAGGTGAGGATGGCGCCGGAGGCGGAGCAGATGGGTGTCGGGGCTCCGTGGGAGAATGCTCTGCTCTTCTGGGTCAACAGG CTGAACCAGAAGTTAAGAGaaagcacagaagaagaagagccaCCCAGATCACAGACGTGCACGGACCTGCAGCCTGCTCAGGACCCg aTTCGCTATAGGAAGGACAAAGTGCTGTCCAAGCTCACTCCTACTTTCCCTCTGGTTTCTGCGGTCAAAGATCTGTCTAATGGCTGCGCTATAGCTGCTGTGCTGCATTTCTACTGCCCCAGCCTGCTGCCTTTAGAGg ATGTGTGTCTGAAGGACACCATGTCAGTGGCTGACAGTCTCTACAACCTGCAGCTGATTAAAGAGTTTTGCGAGAGCAGTTTACAGAGCTGCTGCCCCCTGGCTGTGGAGGACCTGCTCTACGCACCCCCTGTTTTGCAT CTGAACATCATGAGCTTCATAGCAGAGCTGCTGGAGTGGTTTGAGATTAAGAAGCCAGATTTTGTCAAGCCCATAGAGCCCATCGACCTCACAG ATATCTCAGGTTTACTAGACTGCACAAGTCCTGTAAACGGAAACAGCAACAG tggttCACCTTCGTTCATCTTTAAACAACCCTTTGTGGCAATCTCGTCCCCAGTGTCACCAG aaaacaaatgttggaCAAAGAAACAAATCGG TCGTCCCCTGTCAGCAGTGACTTTCAGCATCCCATTTGGACTGGACAGTGATGTTGACATTGTGATGGGAAACCCAATAGATTCTGTCTTTCGCTCTGTCAGCACTGACAGCCTCACCACCGGCATCCCTGCGATGACTTCGCCCCCAGAAGACTTCAGTCACCTCGTCAGCGCTTCAGTACCATCGCAGCGTTCCTCCTGGGGTCCTTATGCACACACAGCACCACTTGGAGAACTGCCAACCATCGAGGAAGCACTCCAGGTGGTTCATAATCCTGGTAATAAAGATCggagaaaggaaaaaacagcagagaaagtTGGAAGAGGATTGCTTGGAGGAAGGCCAGAACCTAGGTTACGCCCTGAAGGAGCCCCTGCTGGTTTTTTCCTACATTCCCCTGAGGAGGATAATCCACAGCTCAGCAGCTCTGCTCCATGTCGCTCTGGGGTCCTCCATCGACCTGTTGGAGGAGAATTGGTCGATTCTAAAAGACAAGgaaggggggagaggagagagagaaaagggcgCACCTCTGATATGTCACGTGATGACGACTCTGTACTACGAGATGGAAGTGTTGACTCCTCTGAAGCATCAGATGATGCCCCTAGAAATGCCCCTGGTAATATTCGACCCAGTACAAGTCGCCAGGGAAACCAAAGTACCAGCAACAGTCCAAGGATGACGAACTTTGCTGAACGACGAGACAGTAGACGGCGACATCCAGCTGCTCCCGGGGAGGATTCAGCCTCTGCTACAACCCCAACAACTCCAGGCACTCCACATACACCCTCCACTCCAGCAGGGGCACCTAGCCGCCAGGACAGCCCAGGTCCAAGAGGCCTCGAACCCGGCTCAGAGGCCTGGGAGTTGGGGGCTCGTCTGGAGGAAAAACGAAAAAGCATTGAAGCCCAAAAAAGACGTATCGAAGCCATCTTTGCCAAGCACAGACAAAGGCTTGGAAAAACTGCTTTCCTTCAACTGAAAAAAGAgcagggagaggggggaggccAGGGAACAGAGGAGGATAATCTCACCCTGGAGGAGCGTCTCAATCAGATGGAGGAGCAACTGaagcaagaggaggagaaagaagagaaggacaagaaggacaaagaaaaggatggagagaaagagaaggagaagccATCTGTGTCCAATCCTCCTCGTTTGGAGAAGCAGGTCACATTCTCTATTGATAGTAAGAAAGgtgcagaaaaagacaaaggagcagagaaggagaaaggagGTGAAGCTGTCATAGTTGAGTACAATGAAGTGGTTCAGAAATTGAGTGAAGCTCTGCAGTCACTACAGAAGGACATGCAGAAACTTACAGAACAGCAACAGCAGATCATGAGCAACCAAAGACCTAGAAATACATCAAAAACCACTCCAAAATCGACTTCGAGAAGTAACACCAAACCCCAAGTCAAAACTCCTCCTCATACCCCAACAAAGACACCACCAAGAACCCCTACTAAGACTCCTACAAGGAGTTCCACTAAAGCTTGGGTGATTCCTGCTGCTCCCAGTCCCCCTTCTGGTTCGTCCCCGTCACGGCGATCTCATGTTCTTTCTTCCCCCAAGAACCCCATCATCTCTTCCTCCTGCCCTGCTCCTCGCACTAAAATCCATTCTTCAACCACTCCACGCAGTCCCAAGCATCATCCACGTCCCCAACATCAGCCTCATCCACGTCCTTCTGAACTCAAGTTCCCCCCACTCAATCGTGTCCTGACACCAACCCATAATGTGGACACCATCCCCCACTTGAGGCGTGTGTCCCCAAGCAAGTGTCAGGTTCagacctcctcttccttccGAATTGGTGGACAACGGACTCCTCAAGAATCTCCTCAGCCTACCCAGCAGCCGCAGCCTGATGATAGCACCTCAGACACAGCTTCAAGTGAGACCCCAACTCAGTTTAGCCTGGAGTTGGAGCAAGAGGATATGGAGGTCGTAGGAGGGCTCCCGGTCTTTCAACAGCCAAGACAAGATCGTCTGAGAGCTGCATGTGGAAGCAGCTCCGAAGCACTTTCTGAGTGCTCATTTGAGAGCGATACTTTGTCCCTCTCTGCTGCATACAGCACGGGAGGTGATGGTGTGAGGGGTGGAGATGCAGACAAGCGCTGCAGCATGATTGAGGTATCGTTGTCATCTCTTGGAGGGCAAGAGGGAGGCAGCGATGAACCAACTGACGAAGGGCATGAGTTTTCTTCTGATTCTATGAGCGACCACACTGAATCTGCTGTGGAACCTTCTGGAGGACTGGCCGCTGAACCATCAGACCCCATAGAGCAACTGGATCTGGCAACAGCAACCACCAGTTTGCcagaacaacaaacagaatCAGAGGGTGAACAGATAAGACAGCCTGAAACTTTGGAACCAAGTGTAGAACAGAATGAGCTTGGGCCAAAAGGAGGAATTAAATTTTTCTTTAAG GAGGAAGTACTAAGTGAGGAGGAGATGGCCCAGCGTAGAGCACTTCTGTTGGAAAAGCAGCAGAAGAGAACTGAagaactgaggaggaggagacagtgGCATGAACAAGAGag ACCATTGTCCCCGGACAAAAGAATGGCATCTCCCTCCAATACCCCTCCTGCAGTCACAACCTCACCTTCACCTACACCTCCTGCCACACCAGTCCGTTGGGGTCAATTTACACGAGGGGAGTACGCTCGGCGGCATCAACTCAGGATCATGGAGGACTTGGGCAAAGTGCTTCAGCAAAAACCTACCCCTCAAGGACGATCCTCTGCAAAGAAAACCCGTTCAAGGCCTCGCAGCATGACTAGAGAAGAGACCAAGTTGTCACTTAGTCCTGCCAAAGGAACATCTg GCTCTAAGTTGACCAAAGTCTACTCTCATTCCTCCCTCAACCTGGCAGCCACAGATGAGCCAGGAAACAGATCTGCTGACCCCACTAAGAAACCCCAAAG CCGTCCTGATTCACCTTCAGGGTGTGTGATACCAAGCAGACTGGCAAATCAGAATGGGGATAAAGACTGGGAGACTGGTTCCAATGGAACATCTCCTGCCAAAGAATACACAG GTCCAAAGCTCTTCAAAGAACCGAGTTTCAAGTCCAACAAATTCATCATTCACAACGCTCTCTCTCGATGCTGCCTTGCTGGAAAGGTCAACGAAACACAAAAGACCAAGATAGTTGAG GAGATGGAGAAGAGTCCTGCCAACcacttcctcatcctcttccgTGATTCCAACTGCCAGTTCAGAGGCGTTTACACCATGAACTCTGACTCCCAGGAGCTTGTACGATTGGCTGGCATGGGCCCAAGGACAATAGGCTCCACCCATGTGGAGTCCATCTACAAATACAGCTCAGATAGGAAGCAGTTCAGTGCCATCCCCTCCAAAACCATGGGCATGAGTGTGGACGCCTTCACCATCCCTAATCATCTTTGgcaaggagggggaggagggggaggaggaggaggagggagcaggaGAGCAAGCATTACCAAGAAGGCGGTCATTACCAAGTGA